The genome window aacaaaaaaaaagttcagcAAGCACAGCAGTGTAAAATGTCATATAGAACACAGTGACTACACAGTTACTAGAAGTTTCACATCCAATGCAGTTATGTATTAAAGCATAAGAGGTCATGTAGGCAAGTCTAGAGCCAACAGAAATCTGCAGTGTGTGGTGGAAACCAGCCCCTCACGTGTGTTATTTGGTGCATTTTGGAACAATCCCGAATCCGCAAGTCTGGTGTCCCTCCACACGTGGGTGGGCAGACAACATCCTTCTGGATTGTCTTGACTGGAACACGTGTCATGCCAAGGGGTCTGCACATTTCTGTCAGCTTTAGGAGACTGGTATTACAGCAATAacttacttttattttaaggaaaaaatccaactcTTAATGATTCTATCAATAGCGTTCCAAAAAACATTActtaaaagtacaaaaaaagaGATTACAGTGGTCAGACTCCCAGTATTATCAAAAAGCCAGTatcaccccccaccccccaccccccaccccTCAACCCTTTTCTTTTCGGTATTTAAGAAAAGCCAATCAACTGCCATTTAAAAGAAGTTAAGAAAAACAAGCCCCTGTATTGGAAAGAAACATTCGCAGTTTATTAGATCACAAGCTGGTTTCACCTGTcaaatttttaagtgttttctcAAAATAGTTGGGCTTTCTTAGGtgcccagcctgctgggcacagtcagaaaaaggcattttgatAACATTTAAGAACTCCCTGCTTGCATTTTACAaatgttttcacatttttaactGCCTTAAGCCTGTTGTCCTTGTTTGTATTCAGCGGAAGGATGAGTGGAACAAAACGTGAAGGTGGAAGAACCAAGCCTACACAGTTAAGGCTGCATGCATGTGACTGAGAGTTGCTGCTGTGCAGTcaaaaaagaaatgtggaaaaactcagtttttaaaacaccctacagaaacaaaacactgcAATCCAATATGGCTTATTCTGATGCATTTACCATGAAGCTACTAGTAATTCATCCTACTAGGCTACTTTTGTGCAACAGCATCTGCTATTTTGATGGCATCTCCCTCCCCCACTACCCCCCAATAACTCTACCAACTGCAGGTTTCTTCCTTGCATTATATATTGCTTTATTGTCAatttttattcctgcttttcaaacttttttaaatacttaaatgACGATCCATTCCATATAGTTTGACTTAAACTGTAATAAGTCCCATTGTTCTATTTTTTAACCTCACTATTACAAGGCGCTCTACAAAAGCTTGCAAAAAAGccaaattttcattaaattcatTTGCTGAAGTTAACTACTcgacaattttttttttcttctatgatTTAAAACTTTACAAAGAGAGTTATAAAAAAGGTAAATGGGATTTGGCACcttcagaaaaaattaaaagtgtaaCTTAGatcaaaaaaatgcagaaacaaaatCATTGATATTTACAAATTAAAACACCACTGAAGATTATGTCTTACTACgctctttcatttgttttctcttttagaGTACTTTCAGACCGTCTGTTACCGagtatcttaaaaaaatcactgattACAGATTGGAATGGATAGAGACAGATTCGTTTTCTCACAGTTCCTCCTCGGCGTTCAGTAGTCTGGCAGCTTCTCCTCTCCTAGGAAATACGAGGCGCCGAGCGATCATTCGTGGTCGTCTTCTTCAGCTTGACGCCGCGCCGGATGGCGTTGAGCATATCCTCCCCCTGCGGGGCATCGCCGGGGCTCAGCTCGCCGGGCTCCAGCTCCGCGGGCCCCGCGGGCGCCAGGCTGCCGACCCCATCGCGCTCGCCCTCCTCGCCCTCGGGCACCGTCTGCCTCTGCTCCTCGGCGGCGCCCGCTCTCTGGCCCGACGCCGGAGGGTTGACAGCTGCCTGCCCGCTCCACGAGGGCACGCTGGTGACAGCCTGCCCGCCCTCTCCCGCTGCTGGAGACTCCAGGCTTTGCTCGGGACACTCTTCTGTCCCAGCGAGGGCACCGGGCAGCCCCCCCGGGATATCGGGGACGGTTGGCGTTTTGACGGGGATCACCGGCGTCTTGATGGGAATGGGGCCTCCGCCGATGGTGCCGCGCCGGACCGAGGGCTTGGTGGAGGGCGTCCGTCGGATGGTGGCGACGCCGGGGGTGGCCATGACCGGTCCCAGCGTGGTTGGCAGACCTGCGGTGGAAGCAGGACGCTTGGTTTGAAACATTCTGCGATAGGACTGGCTAATGTCACTGTTTCTTGGGATGGTGGAAGATTTGTCAAACTCCTGTTGTTCTGCCTCCTGGTCACCACTCACAGAGAAATAATCATAATCTGAAACTGATGCCAAAAGACAGAGTTAGGATCAAGCTGGAGCAGACAGCTGAGTCGCGTCAGTAAGTCTGAAGTACGGACAGGTAGCTAAAAAAGCCTGGAGTCAGTAAGAATGAAAGGAGTTTCCACCTTTAGAAGGAAGAAAGTCCAAGGTTCTGTGACCAAGATTTGATGCCTGAAGGCATCACAGCAGATCAGTCCTACAGCTGCAGGGGCCCCATGGCTCTTGTGAAAGAGAACGAGCTCCATATTTGTCACCAACATGAAGACACCAAAACCTACAAGCCACGTGCCACCACTTGTAGAtagaaatacttgaaaaatgtACTTTAGATTAAGCAAGTCGGTTCAGGGGACTGTGTACCAGTGATTTTAGCAgcaaatttgtttattttgcgAACAAAGTAAATCCCAGCTGTCAGCTCTGAAAACTCAGCCTCAGCTTTAATAATTGCACTGGGTTCCTTCCTCTCCACATAAGTGCTGAGGAAACAAGGCTTGGCAAACACCAAGTCTGGTCTCTCTCAGCTTGCTGTTGCTCTGAAACAGGGTACAAAGCCCAACAACTTACTGCAGCTTTCTAGCTATGCCTAAGTCTCCAATGGAGTCTTTTTCCAATTACAACATTTCTGCCtaggcaggaaaataaaaggtcaCTAAGGGAAACCAAGAGCAGATTGAGAGTGCTGATGGAGGACAGCAAAGCTCATGAGTGTGCATTTGCTGAGACAATAGCTCAGAAAGGACCTAAGAAGTATTGGATGCAATACCAGTGTCACTTACAATTCCAGGAGCCTCTTTAAAATGGTGGCATCCTTAGGCTGTAACTCACTGAAGCGGTGCACAAGAAAATACAATTGTTCAGTACACTATGCAGTAGTGCAGGTTTCTGTATAGTTAATAAATCCAGGCTGCATTCCAAGCTGGAAAAATCTTCCTAACAGCAATGCCAGCCTTCTTCCCCAGCTGCCTACAAAGCCAGCAAGGGATAGCTGCTCCTTGCACCAGGGGGTGAGTGTGTGATGGCCAGGGTGGGAATGCTCTAGAAAGGAACATCTCCTGAACGGGTACCTTGAGATGGGATCGTGTCCTCTGAACAGCACGGAGTTGTTGTCTGGGTGCTGTAGCCACTGGAGCACTGCAAGGAATCCCGACTGCTCCTCTGGGTGTCCAACTGCAGCCCCCTGGACAGAGCAAGTGCCAGCTCCTCACAGGCCTCCatctcctcaccctgctgcttACACACAGGAGAGAGACTCATTACACCTGGAAGGGTCAGTCACCTTCACCCACTTTTAGCTAGCTCTCCTCCCCACCGGAGCTTGTCACCATCATAATCCAGCAGGACGGAGCCCAGCCATTAGCTTGGCCATGGGAACAGATGCTTCTTTGGAGTACATTGCTCTATGAAAGTCAGTGCCCAACAGCGcattccctcctgcctgcatgGTTCCCACCGACTACACCGGCACCACTTCCCAGACAAACACAACATAAAGCCAGCATGGCCATTTCCTTTACACCAAAGAGGGTATGTGAAATGAGAGCTTCACCCTTGTGGCAGCTGACACCGTCATGCTCCGAGGTCTCTGTGGCTCCTCAGGGGCGGCGGGCGCTCCGCTGGGAGCGGCTCCGTTGGCGTCGGGCTCGCGCTTGTCCTTGCGGCGCTGCAGCGTGTTCACCACGGGCTGATCGTACGGGCCCGGCTTGGCCCAGTCCTGGGGAAAGCAGCTCGTTAGGGACAGCCTCCATCAGGAACTGTGCTAAATCACAGGCAAAACTATGCAACAGGGCAATCTTAATGCAACAGATTGTGTGTCAAACTGGATATGCCTTTCTGAATAAGGTGAGGAATTAATTTTGAGGATATTAAAAATCCTCGTTTATTAAACCTATTTCCTTTATTAAAAGGAATCTAAATTTCCCATTCTACCTAAATGTTCTTCTCTGAAGGTATTTAACATTTTGATACTGTAGTTTTATCTAAATGCAATTCCATGGTGTCAAAGCCTACATTTTCAGAATTTCGAGCACAAAAATCACTGTCACACAGCAGAAGATACAGATAAATGTCCAATCAATGATGAAACTGTTCCAGGTATACACAGGTTCTAGTATTACATGCTGTTACAGATGTCTTCAGTTCTGAAAAATTAGGCTTGAACAGATTTTTCATACACATTAGTGGAGCAAGTTACTGTGAGTTATCTCTCACTTTACTTACTAACTGAAATCTAGTTTATAACGATAGTCTGTACTGAACAAAGACTAACCTCACTCTGAATTACTGGTGCtaaatttgaaacagaaattcctCAGGCCATGAGGTCTGTATTCACTTGGGGCTCTATTAAGCAAAGTCCTGAGGGTGTCCAGAACCCACACGCTGCACACAAAGAGCTTGACTGATCCAGGCCCTGTGCTGGCATGCAGAACCAGTGCtaagcagcagcacctccaacaccagctgctccaggggcaaTCCCAATCCTAAAAGTTTTCCTTCACTGAGACAAAGgctgctttaaaaatggaaggaaCAACTAGTGCATGAGAATGGgccccaaaccctcccagctgcctgctgggcagcctcccACAGCCTTCTGATGGACAATTAATGATGGACCAAGACCACACTGCAGGCTTTTTGAGGTGTCTCAGTCCAAGAAACCAGAAGTGCAAGGCTGCTGAACTGACAGACCCCCTTGGACAGACAGGTATTGGTTTTGTTAACTCATGTGAAACTCTGCTTTGCCTTCACAGCTGTGTCTCTGCTCTCATAGTGTTTTGTTGTGAAAGAGATTGGCAAAGAGCTTCTAGCAGAGACACAACAAATGACCCTGAAGCCCCAGGACCACTGTGGCCACCCTGGATGTATCCCAACagtctccagctgctggagagagagTATGGGCATCTGTAACAAGTTATGTCAATTTAGATGTATATACATGGGTCCTGTGGTGCCTATGCAGTATTACACAACCATCCACAGGCACTTAAAATCTGCACAGCGACTGATGACTGCACATCAGCCCTGCTAAACATCCAGAGCAACAGACAAGAGATCTTCCCCCTTTGCTCTAGGGCAGAGTCTCCCAGGGGAACCACCTGGCAGGGATGAACTTACAGGCTCTAGCAGAGCAGACATGTTTTGATGCCAAGTAAAATACCTGCAGATCCAGCTGGAGCAACTGAGAGAAGATACTGCACTCTTTTTTGGTGGTCTCCCCAAGAGAGCAAAATGAGCTAGCTGGGTGAGCACATCCAGACTGTGACAATAAAGCTTCAGTCACCACTTGGGTTTACCTGGTGCTGAGCACCTTCTTAAACCACTCCAGCTGTATCTAGGAGAGTGGGCCTGCCTACAGCCACAGGGAGAACATCAGGCTGTCCCATGTATGGTGCCACTGAAACAACTGCATGCCCTTCCCTGCTCAAGTGAGCATTTTGACCATGATAAataaacttttttcccccctaaataGAGCCCAGGTGTTTTCACCAATGTTTCAGAGCTAAATTATTCCTTCCTACCTAGATGTTGTCAGCTTTGGTATGTTTCAGTTGGTGCCAGAATGCACAAGGTAATTCAGAAATACCCACAACCGGATTTTAGGTGTGATTTTCACCATGCAGTGCCCATTCAGAGTGATACCAAACAGAGCAAATCACCCAGGAATTACATGGACCGAAAGGGAGCAACAACTGCTGTGTGCATGCTGTTGGTATGAGGAGGTGAGGACTGCCACAACAAAAGGAACACAAACCTTCCAGCTAGGGATCTTAGATGATGGCAACATGCCTGGCCCAATGGTGTAATAATGAACGTAGTCTGGAAGGAGGGCTGAGGGAGCCCGAGTCCACGCGCGGGAGACAGGCGGGAAATGAGGGAAAGGACCTGCACCAACTGAAGCTACGGATGGGTCACTTGATAAACTACAGTGATAAAACCCATTAGACAActggaaatgaaacaaataaaaaaaacaaaaacagagaaattaatatAAACAGGATGAACACGAAAATACACTGTGACTGATGTTCTAGGGAGAAAATCTCTGTatcttaaaacaaaagaaaggaaattcttcaatttgctgcaaataaaaaccagaaaattgaTACAATGCTTGTGAAAAGTGAGATCACCTGAAAACTGTTATCTATAACAAATTTCAGGCATCAATCTAGCGGTCATtgtctccaggctgagcagcttttccttctgtccaTGAAAGCAGCACACTGTGAAAAAGCCTTTGCAATTTAGGTACCCTGCAGACTCTGGACATAGAAAAAGAACTTTTCCAATCCTGAAGGCATTTGCATTGGTGGTATTTAGTCTGTAGTGTAGctggacagagaggaaaagcataAAGCCTTCAAACATGACATGTTCTGGCTGTGTGATGATATggaagaacaaaacaacaaaaaccaacagcaaGGATTTACCAGATGAGAAAGGAGACTGCTATCACTTCCTCCCCCAATTTAGAGTGTATCCCATGTAATTTATTCCAACCATGTCTATTTTGCTTGCCTTtttggtaaaataaaaaaacaaccaatAATCAGTGTAAAGTATGCTACCTAATGGGAGAGATGGGAGAAGCCACAAACAGCACAACCTGGGCAAGGTGCTTTTGGTCAGGCAACCAGCTGGATTTGGACAGCATTCCACAATCTCTTTGAgtagaaaagctggaaaatgacCTTCTCTTAGAAAACGACCTCTGTAAAATGCCCAATTTGTAGCTTCTCCCAGTAGCTAGTTCAAAGGCAATTGTGGTTTTTATTCAAACATACTGACATCTAAGGGAGCGTGCAGCAGTTCCTGGTCTCATCCCCACAAAGAGGAATCCTGGCTGCATCCCATGCATGGAGGTTTTGTCAAAATGTTGCAGGGTTTGGATAATGAGCTAGTAGGTTTGTATGTCTTGGAGATGAAGTTTTTCACCTTATCTGTGGAGGCCCAAGCCCCCATGGTGGAGCCTGAGCTGACTGAGGTGGGGGAACTGCACTCGCTCACTGACTGGCAGGTTTCAGAGGCTTCtgaagaggcagagctggacGAGTTCTGCAGCATAAAACAGCACCGCAATGCAGGGAAAGGATACACAAGccaccagaaaagaaaaaaatcacaaacaaaaagacaaaaagcacatacacagagacacacaggagagggaaggatgAGAGAAGCAAAGGGTTAGGATTTTAAAGATCAATTAGAAACTGCTCAAAACTATTGCTAATGTTCATGaaatctatgaaaaaaaaagaagctattTGCTTAATGCGAGAACTTGCCACACTGCTTAGGAATGAGGGATTGAGGCAGAGACCTCAACTCCTCATTGCAATTTCAGCATCTCAATTCTGCTGCTGTCTCAGAGCAAGAAGCTGAGGGACCTGAGAGCACCTGTGGTCCAAACATGCAATATACTGAGACAACTGATTTATACAGAAAAGCAGATCATCAGTAATTCAAAGACACAAAGTTTAGATTTAAAACATGGAGTAGCGAACATCACTTAGATTCACAAGTTCTCATACATTCTGATCTGCAAAAGTGCTTGTGAAAAGCTCACCTGAGTTCAAGTATTATGGAACAGAGAAAGAAGTGATACTTACCAAAACTGGAGGTTTCCAAAGTGCATGACCTGTATGCATGTGCCTCTGCAGGTAGGATGCATACACCAAGAGCACTCTGACTCAaaccctcctgcccagcagccagcaggaaggTACATGCACTCTGCTGAGGGCACAAGTGCTGGCATGTGCGTGCCACCTGCCTTCTCCCAACTGCTGAGGCAGAAAATACCAGGGACTTGGATGGAGAGTAAAGGAAAATGCAGGACACAAAATGTCCACTGAACACATCAAACATTTTGCTCCTACCTAGGAACTTCTCCAGTTTTCAGTGCACACCTTTATGTACCTTTGCTGCTGTCAGACCTCTACAACAGCATCTAATTCAACTGCACAAAGGCCAAGGTGAATAACCACATGAACCATTTTACCAACTACAATGCTCTTCCACATCTCCCCCTCGAAGTGGCATCCTGCTCTGCGGGGATGTGTGTCCAGGTCCAACCGAGAACTTGGACATGGTCAGGAACACTGGCAGAGTTGTCAGGGCAGTACTGAGCTCTGTTCACTCTCAGAAATCCAACACTAGCAGGACCTATTCATCCTTTAGTAGCCAAGGACCTGTGAAACAAGTCTATAAAAGGTGTTTTATGACAGCAGAGAGAATGTGCTGCTGTATCCAGTTTGTGTAGAAAAGACAGCGATTTCAAGGAATGACATGTtgcagaggaagggaaatgtCACCTGAAGTAAAATTCCCCAGTTAAACTTAGATAAGATCTGGGGTGAGTTTGAATAGAAGGACAGCTGGGTATGAGGCAGTGTAGGGGAGTAACTTCTCCTAAAACCCACAAGTTGTCTCACTGCTCACCAGGAGCTACCGATGGGTAATTACAGCCAGCACCTGGGTAGAAGGAAATGTAGGTGTCCCAGGATGGAACACGGTCACCATAAGGATTTTGGTGaaggctgctggggcagctgatAAGTCAACACAGTATCAGGATCTTGAGCTTACTGGTAAACTGTGATTTAAGTGAAAGTTTGCAAAGGCTGctaaaattttcaaaagcatgTAGAGTGATGGagtattttatagaaataacACTCATGCCACCCTATGCTGACATGAGATGATCTGAAGGTGACCTGTCAAATGTGCTTAGGTTGCAACTCTGCTCAGCTAACAAGGCTTGTATTCAAAGGGCAGGAAGAGTTGAGGTGAAGGTACAATCAGAGGGAACAGCAACAAATGACACATTGCTGTTAAGGACAGCAGTGAAGTGGTGTACCTGATGATGCAGTGGCATGATATTTAGTGGAACTTGTCACATTCTTGATTTAATGCAACTccttttacaggaaaaaagccTCTGAAAATAAGAATACTGATGAAGATGAGCTGCAGTTGACTCTGCCATCAGTCATAACCATGGACATGAGACTATTGCCTCTGTCCctagagaaaaatacattatagAAAACTAGCTTCTACACTAAACTCCAGAGTTCTGCCTGACATTCCAGGTACCTCAGCAAAAGAAGCTCTCAGGAGAATACTCACACCACTGTTATGGTttagccaggaaaaaaaaaaaaagaagatagaaaaatgcaattacagaaaatactttctgaaaCCTCCTACTTATGGTCTGAATGACCCTCCAGGGTCTGCATGCTCTGCACATGGCAGGAGAGATAGGAAGGGTCTGAATGCCAAGCACAGCATCTCCCATGCTACCTTGTTTTCTACAGATGCCCCAGGGGTGACAAGTAAGAACTTGGGAATTTACATTTAATACACTATTTGTGTTCACAAGACAGAAATTTCACAAGGTTTTGTCATGTAATAGTAGAGGGAGCTAATAAATGAGGTTTATTACCAAAAAAGATGCATTAAATAAGGTCAAAAATGCAGATTCTGAAGATGCAAAGTATGGGGGGAAAAGACTGGAATTGGtgaacttatttttttaataaaatgactcctccaaaatgaaaaaaagatgacaaaaaggACTCTCCCACTAATTCAGTGTGTCTGTTTTCAGCAAGAAAAGCTGGACAGAGGCTGAACCAAGGTGCCATGGGGAAAACATCCCGGAAGCTGATGGAAATGCGAGAGGTGGTGCTACAGAACCAGGGTCTCCTCATCTTCAGAAACGTGCAAAGGCACAGAGAAAGGGAATCTCTGGTCTTGCTAAAAAGGATTCCAGCAATGGAGAGGGAGGCAGAAGAATACTGAACTCCTAAAggaaaagcacaaggaaaacaTGACTGGCAGCAGGTCAAAGGATGCTCGGGTCAGACTGGAGAGCCAGTCCTGAATGGCTCCACCCAGGTGTGGGAAGGACAGACTTCCCTTCTTACCATGAAGTACATGAGGGACTGAAAAGAGAAACTGCACAACTGCTGCTTGGGCAAAGAGTCCCAGGCTTTGGAGTGCTTGTTCTAGATGCACAAGCCTTGGCACACCCTCTCCTGGGAGCACGCACACAGGGCAGACCAATTTCTACTTCCCAGCCCATGGTGTGAGAAATTTGACTATCAGACCTTTTTCACCTTGCTTTAGTAGactccttttttaaaatgactgttttgtttgaataatttttaaaatcagttctTCCATTTtagctggtttttttcccacagctgcATAATGGCAGTTCTGCTCTGTTCTAAAATTATCTCTTCTGagaaaaagcttaaaattaACAGTATAAAGCTAAAGCTTTATGCTCTGCAGTGACAAGCAGTGCCCCAAATGTACATTTGGACAAGTGTAGCTTGGTCTCTGGTTTCTCAGACGAGCCATGGATAGTGTCCCACTGCTTGGTGTGGTATGTATAAGTGCCAGCAGGGatataaaaaaaagattttctgagCTACTGGACTATACAATTATATTTTCAATCTGCTGTCCTACTAACCTATAAAAGGACCATGGTTATCTTGGATTACTTGCATCCTTTGTTTGCTATGTTTTCCACTCAGACATGGCATTGCTTTCTTAACCCTCTCCCATTCTCAAACAGAGACAGAGATTCCTGGACAAGGGTTTCCCAGGAGACCAAATCCTAATGATGAGCGTGGTCCAATGTCCCTCTAGAGCCAGTGGAAGATGGGCTCAGCTACTTTTAGAAAAGCTCTGGATACTGACTCAAGGTCAGCTCCTGAATTTGTCTAATTTCCAGGAATCTGCCTCTACTGATTCTAGATAAATATCTCTGTATTTATCTTTCTAGTCAGGACAAACTATTGTGAAGTAACTTAGAAAAGGAATTTTAGAAGAAACAAGTATCTGGTGATAAGTTACAGATGTGTTTCAGTTTCAActtgatttttggtttttgttttgtttgtttgcttttgatgggtttttttattctgttttgggATTTCTTTTAAGGTCTGATTTGGAAGCATTTCctaatttaaatggaaaactgaACAGCTGTAACAATATATTTCCCCTGTTCTAACTTGCAGCTATTTCAAGCAATAGAATCTACTCAAAAGCAGGATCTTTCTAGCTTTGTAACCTGTACATGCAGAAGGAACTTCACATTCAGTTTCCCTCCACTGTTTAGGGAAAGTGCTTTCCAGATCATTCTAAGAGTAAAGACTTATCTCTCTGCTGTCTGACAGAATATCAACATTTTTATCTTCACctgcttctttctctccttttgctTTCACCTCCGTGAAGTCACAAGGAGCCTGTAAAATCCAACTGTGTAAGTGCTTCCCTACATGTTCACTTCAAATCCAGTGGATCCTACTACTATCATGCCCTGGATCAAACATCACTATACTCCTATCACACCATGTGATCACAGACACTCCCAGGCCTCAGTTT of Molothrus ater isolate BHLD 08-10-18 breed brown headed cowbird chromosome 1, BPBGC_Mater_1.1, whole genome shotgun sequence contains these proteins:
- the MTSS1 gene encoding protein MTSS 1 isoform X1; translation: MEAVIEKECSALGGLFQTIISDMKGSYPVWEDFINKAGKLQSQLRTTVVAAAAFLDAFQKVADMATNTRGGTREIGSALTRMCMRHRSIESKLRQFSSALIDCLINPLQEQMEEWKKVANQLDKDHAKEYKKARQEIKKKSSDTLKLQKKAKKAEALGRGDIQPQLDSALQDVNDKYLLLEETEKQAVRKALIEERGRFCAFISMLRPVIEEEISMLGEITHLQTISDDLKSLTMDPHKLPSSSEQVILDLKGSDYSWSYQTPPSSPSTTMSRKSSVCSSLNSVNSSDSRSSGSHSHSPSSHYRYRSSNLPQQAPMRLSSVSSHDSGFMSQDAFQSKSPSPMPPEAPNQLSNGFYHCSLSSDPSVASVGAGPFPHFPPVSRAWTRAPSALLPDYVHYYTIGPGMLPSSKIPSWKDWAKPGPYDQPVVNTLQRRKDKREPDANGAAPSGAPAAPEEPQRPRSMTVSAATRQGEEMEACEELALALSRGLQLDTQRSSRDSLQCSSGYSTQTTTPCCSEDTIPSQVSDYDYFSVSGDQEAEQQEFDKSSTIPRNSDISQSYRRMFQTKRPASTAGLPTTLGPVMATPGVATIRRTPSTKPSVRRGTIGGGPIPIKTPVIPVKTPTVPDIPGGLPGALAGTEECPEQSLESPAAGEGGQAVTSVPSWSGQAAVNPPASGQRAGAAEEQRQTVPEGEEGERDGVGSLAPAGPAELEPGELSPGDAPQGEDMLNAIRRGVKLKKTTTNDRSAPRIS
- the MTSS1 gene encoding protein MTSS 1 isoform X2, producing MEAVIEKECSALGGLFQTIISDMKGSYPVWEDFINKAGKLQSQLRTTVVAAAAFLDAFQKVADMATNTRGGTREIGSALTRMCMRHRSIESKLRQFSSALIDCLINPLQEQMEEWKKVANQLDKDHAKEYKKARQEIKKKSSDTLKLQKKAKKAEALGRGDIQPQLDSALQDVNDKYLLLEETEKQAVRKALIEERGRFCAFISMLRPVIEEEISMLGEITHLQTISDDLKSLTMDPHKLPSSSEQVILDLKGSDYSWSYQTPPSSPSTTMSRKSSVCSLNSVNSSDSRSSGSHSHSPSSHYRYRSSNLPQQAPMRLSSVSSHDSGFMSQDAFQSKSPSPMPPEAPNQLSNGFYHCSLSSDPSVASVGAGPFPHFPPVSRAWTRAPSALLPDYVHYYTIGPGMLPSSKIPSWKDWAKPGPYDQPVVNTLQRRKDKREPDANGAAPSGAPAAPEEPQRPRSMTVSAATRQGEEMEACEELALALSRGLQLDTQRSSRDSLQCSSGYSTQTTTPCCSEDTIPSQVSDYDYFSVSGDQEAEQQEFDKSSTIPRNSDISQSYRRMFQTKRPASTAGLPTTLGPVMATPGVATIRRTPSTKPSVRRGTIGGGPIPIKTPVIPVKTPTVPDIPGGLPGALAGTEECPEQSLESPAAGEGGQAVTSVPSWSGQAAVNPPASGQRAGAAEEQRQTVPEGEEGERDGVGSLAPAGPAELEPGELSPGDAPQGEDMLNAIRRGVKLKKTTTNDRSAPRIS
- the MTSS1 gene encoding protein MTSS 1 isoform X14, whose translation is MEAVIEKECSALGGLFQTIISDMKGSYPVWEDFINKAGKLQSQLRTTVVAAAAFLDAFQKVADMATNTRGGTREIGSALTRMCMRHRSIESKLRQFSSALIDCLINPLQEQMEEWKKVANQLDKDHAKEYKKARQEIKKKSSDTLKLQKKAKKGRGDIQPQLDSALQDVNDKYLLLEETEKQAVRKALIEERGRFCAFISMLRPVIEEEISMLGEITHLQTISDDLKSLTMDPHKLPSSSEQVILDLKGSDYSWSYQTPPSSPSTTMSRKSSVCSSLNSVNSSDSRSSGSHSHSPSSHYRYRSSNLPQQAPMRLSSVSSHDSGFMSQDAFQSKSPSPMPPEAPNQNSSSSASSEASETCQSVSECSSPTSVSSGSTMGAWASTDKLSNGFYHCSLSSDPSVASVGAGPFPHFPPVSRAWTRAPSALLPDYVHYYTIGPGMLPSSKIPSWKDWAKPGPYDQPVVNTLQRRKDKREPDANGAAPSGAPAAPEEPQRPRSMTVSAATRQGEEMEACEELALALSRGLQLDTQRSSRDSLQCSSGYSTQTTTPCCSEDTIPSQVSDYDYFSVSGDQEAEQQEFDKSSTIPRNSDISQSYRRMFQTKRPASTAGLPTTLGPVMATPGVATIRRTPSTKPSVRRGTIGGGPIPIKTPVIPVKTPTVPDIPGGLPGALAGTEECPEQSLESPAAGEGGQAVTSVPSWSGQAAVNPPASGQRAGAAEEQRQTVPEGEEGERDGVGSLAPAGPAELEPGELSPGDAPQGEDMLNAIRRGVKLKKTTTNDRSAPRIS
- the MTSS1 gene encoding protein MTSS 1 isoform X10, translated to MEAVIEKECSALGGLFQTIISDMKGSYPVWEDFINKAGKLQSQLRTTVVAAAAFLDAFQKVADMATNTRGGTREIGSALTRMCMRHRSIESKLRQFSSALIDCLINPLQEQMEEWKKVANQLDKDHAKEYKKARQEIKKKSSDTLKLQKKAKKAEALGRGDIQPQLDSALQDVNDKYLLLEETEKQAVRKALIEERGRFCAFISMLRPVIEEEISMLGEITHLQTISDDLKSLTMDPHKLPSSSEQVILDLKGSDYSWSYQTPPSSPSTTMSRKSSVCSSLNSVNSSDSRSSGSHSHSPSSHYRYRSSNLPQQAPMRLSSVSSHDSGFMSQDAFQSKSPSPMPPEAPNQLSNGFYHCSLSSDPSVASVGAGPFPHFPPVSRAWTRAPSALLPDYVHYYTIGPGMLPSSKIPSWKDWAKPGPYDQPVVNTLQRRKDKREPDANGAAPSGAPAAPEEPQRPRSMTVSAATRQGEEMEACEELALALSRGLQLDTQRSSRDSLQCSSGYSTQTTTPCCSEDTIPSQGLPTTLGPVMATPGVATIRRTPSTKPSVRRGTIGGGPIPIKTPVIPVKTPTVPDIPGGLPGALAGTEECPEQSLESPAAGEGGQAVTSVPSWSGQAAVNPPASGQRAGAAEEQRQTVPEGEEGERDGVGSLAPAGPAELEPGELSPGDAPQGEDMLNAIRRGVKLKKTTTNDRSAPRIS
- the MTSS1 gene encoding protein MTSS 1 isoform X7; this encodes MEAVIEKECSALGGLFQTIISDMKGSYPVWEDFINKAGKLQSQLRTTVVAAAAFLDAFQKVADMATNTRGGTREIGSALTRMCMRHRSIESKLRQFSSALIDCLINPLQEQMEEWKKVANQLDKDHAKEYKKARQEIKKKSSDTLKLQKKAKKAEALGRGDIQPQLDSALQDVNDKYLLLEETEKQAVRKALIEERGRFCAFISMLRPVIEEEISMLGEITHLQTISDDLKSLTMDPHKLPSSSEQVILDLKGSDYSWSYQTPPSSPSTTMSRKSSVCSSNLPQQAPMRLSSVSSHDSGFMSQDAFQSKSPSPMPPEAPNQLSNGFYHCSLSSDPSVASVGAGPFPHFPPVSRAWTRAPSALLPDYVHYYTIGPGMLPSSKIPSWKDWAKPGPYDQPVVNTLQRRKDKREPDANGAAPSGAPAAPEEPQRPRSMTVSAATRQGEEMEACEELALALSRGLQLDTQRSSRDSLQCSSGYSTQTTTPCCSEDTIPSQVSDYDYFSVSGDQEAEQQEFDKSSTIPRNSDISQSYRRMFQTKRPASTAGLPTTLGPVMATPGVATIRRTPSTKPSVRRGTIGGGPIPIKTPVIPVKTPTVPDIPGGLPGALAGTEECPEQSLESPAAGEGGQAVTSVPSWSGQAAVNPPASGQRAGAAEEQRQTVPEGEEGERDGVGSLAPAGPAELEPGELSPGDAPQGEDMLNAIRRGVKLKKTTTNDRSAPRIS